The nucleotide window CGAAGGGCTGGTCCTTCTTGAGGTATTCCCCCTCCTCCACCAGCCACTTGAGGATCTCGCCTTCCACCACGCTTTCCGCCAGTTCGGGCATGAGGATTTCCTTGGGCATAGGCCTCCTTACAGGTCCAAGAGTTTCAGAAGCTCTTCCCGGGGTAGGTTATGCGCTTGCGAAACTTCTTTAAGTATGCCCGCCAGAATGCCCACCTTCAGGGGGCGGTGCAGGGGAATGGTGAGGTGGTGTTCATAGGCCCCTTCATTCCAGGTGAGGCGGGCATGGCTCCCGGTCTGCCGCACCACCCGGTACCCCAGGTGGGACAGCCGCTTCACCAGTTCTTCCCCATCGAGGTCCCGGGGGAGCTTCACGGAGCTAAAACCTCCTCCCGTACGAAGTGCAAGCGAATAACCTTCGGGGCCTCCTCCTGGGAAAAATGACAGCGCACGGCATCCCGGACCATTTCCCTGAGATCTTCCCAGGTTTCTCCTTGTGTAAAGATGGCTTCCCCCAAGGCCCGGGCTACATAGCCCCCCTCCTCCGCTTCCTCCACCAGGAAAATGAGTTCCTTGGGCATATCAGTAGTCTAACGCCCGCTTGGCGGCCTTGAGGATGCGGGTAACGGTGGGCAGGTACAGCTTGTCCTGGGCGTAGGGGTAGGGGGTGTCAAAGCCCGCCACCCGGATGGGAGGGGCCAGGAGCATGTCCAGGATGTCCTCGGCGATGGTGGCCGCCACCTCGCTTAAGAAGCTGGCGTGCCGGGGGGCATCGGATACCAGCACCACCCTTCCCGTCTTGGCCACGGAGCTCATCACCGCCTCGTAGTCCCAGGGCATGAGGGTGCGGAGGTCCAAAACCTCGGCGGAAACCCCCGCCTTCTCCAGCTCCTCCGCCGCCTGGAGCACCTCGGGCATGACCGTGCCGTAGCCGATGAGGGTGAGGTCCTTCCCCTCCCGCCTGATGGCGGCCTTGCCAATGGGCAAGGTGTAGTCCTCCTCCGGCACCTCCTCCTTCAGCGAGCGGTAAAGCCTCTTGGGCTCCAGGAAGACCACAGGGTCCTCGTCGCGGATGGCCGCCTTTAAAAGGCCCTTGGCGTCGTAGG belongs to Thermus albus and includes:
- a CDS encoding type II toxin-antitoxin system HicA family toxin, encoding MKLPRDLDGEELVKRLSHLGYRVVRQTGSHARLTWNEGAYEHHLTIPLHRPLKVGILAGILKEVSQAHNLPREELLKLLDL
- a CDS encoding type II toxin-antitoxin system HicB family antitoxin translates to MPKELIFLVEEAEEGGYVARALGEAIFTQGETWEDLREMVRDAVRCHFSQEEAPKVIRLHFVREEVLAP
- a CDS encoding alpha-ketoacid dehydrogenase subunit beta, which produces MALMTMVQALNRALDEEMALDPKVVVLGEDVGKRGGVFLVTEGLLKKYGPDRVMDTPLSEAAIVGAALGMAAHGLRPVAEIQFADYIFPGFDQLVSQVAKLRYRSGGQFTAPLVVRMPSGGGVKGGHHHSQSPEAHFVHTAGLKVVAVSTPYDAKGLLKAAIRDEDPVVFLEPKRLYRSLKEEVPEEDYTLPIGKAAIRREGKDLTLIGYGTVMPEVLQAAEELEKAGVSAEVLDLRTLMPWDYEAVMSSVAKTGRVVLVSDAPRHASFLSEVAATIAEDILDMLLAPPIRVAGFDTPYPYAQDKLYLPTVTRILKAAKRALDY